Proteins co-encoded in one Aspergillus fumigatus Af293 chromosome 6, whole genome shotgun sequence genomic window:
- a CDS encoding putative L-cystine transporter, whose translation MTLKVRRFLQALSQGLGWSYFLLWSVSFYPQLIHNQRRRATSGFSPDFALLNMLGLSAYTVFNGGLLFSPVIRAQYAQRHPQSPEPPVHVNDFFYALHGTIICLLIYSQFQWPVLWTIEPQNQTQRKPSRLTVVLLSGCFGLVAVKVMELLYFPQFHSQQWLDVLYTIGNIKLFLTVIKYTPQAWMNYCRQSTKGFCMIAVLMDFTGGMLSLIQLIIDTSLQADWSGAQGNATKLVLGNLTIFFDIILLVQHYCLYSRKSRSTGAQLSEHDPLLRTGNDS comes from the exons ATGACATTGAAAGTCCGTCGGTTCCTCCAAGCCCTTTCACAGGGTTTGGGATGGAGCTATTTCCTGCTCTGGTCGGTGTCTTTCTACCCGCAGCTCATCCACAACCAACGCCGACGCGCAACAAGCGGCTTCTCCCCTGACTTCGCTCTCCTCAATATGCTCGGCCTATCCGCTTACACGGTCTTCAATGGCGGCCTGTTATTCTCCCCCGTGATTCGCGCCCAATACGCGCAGCGGCACCCCCAGAGCCCCGAACCACCCGTGCATGTGAATGATTTCTTTTATGCCTTACATGGGACCATCATCTGCTTGCTGATCTACAGCCAGTTCCAGTGGCCTGTTCTATGGACGATTGAGCCCCAAAATCAAACACAGCGGAAGCCAAGCAGGTTGACGGTGGTCCTTCTCTCAGGATGTTTTGGTCTGGTCGCAGTCAAAGTCATGGAGCTGTTGTATTTTCCACAGTTTCATTCGCAACAGTGGCTTGATGTG CTATACACGATCGGAAACATCAAATTGTTCCTCACCGTGATTAAATACACCCCGCAGGCATGGATGAACTACTGCCGCCAGTCAACAAAAGGCTTCTGTATGATTGCAGTTCTGATGGATTTCACAGGGGGCATGCTCTCTCTGATACAATTGATTATCGACACTTCCTTACAAGCAGATTGGTCCGGCGCACAGGGAAACGCTACCAAGCTTGTGCTTGGGAATCTCACGATCTTTTTTGACATCATTCTACTTGTCCAGCATTACTGTCTGTACTCGCGCAAATCAAGGAGCACTGGGGCGCAGCTGTCTGAGCATGATCCGCTTTTGAGAACAGGGAACGATAGCTAG
- a CDS encoding putative haloalkanoic acid dehalogenase has protein sequence MSKLSDYRLLCFDVYGTLVDWESGIVNTFQPILDKNNSSISREHLLSVYHELEHEQQAQTPDMPYSKLLTKIHPKLAHRLSLAPPTEEESIAFGESVGTWPAFPDTVDALKRLSKHYKLVVLSNVDRESFAKTNAGSLQGVKFDRIITAQDVGSYKPDLRNFEYMLKTVQAELGVDKSQVLQTAQSQFHDHQPASKVGIKSVWIVRPGAVMGNTKHTIYDWKFDTLGDMAHAVESGQ, from the coding sequence ATGTCGAAACTCTCTGATTACCGTCTGTTGTGCTTCGATGTTTATGGGACCCTAGTCGATTGGGAATCCGGGATCGTGAACACCTTTCAACCAATCCTCGACAAGAACAATTCGTCTATTTCACGCGAGCACCTCCTGAGTGTCTACCATGAGCTGGAGCATGAGCAACAAGCTCAGACACCTGACATGCCATACTCCAAACTCCTAACCAAGATTCATCCCAAACTGGCCCACCGCCTCTCGCTCGCCCCGCCgaccgaggaagagagtaTCGCATTTGGCGAATCAGTCGGCACATGGCCCGCCTTTCCCGACACTGTCGATGCTCTCAAGCGTCTATCAAAGCACTACAAACTGGTGGTTCTGTCCAACGTCGACCGGGAATCATTCGCCAAGACGAACGCGGGGAGTCTGCAGGGCGTCAAGTTCGATCGCATCATCACCGCGCAAGACGTGGGCTCGTACAAGCCTGACCTGCGCAATTTCGAATACATGTTGAAGACAGTACAGGCCGAGCTGGGGGTTGACAAGAGTCAGGTCCTGCAGACTGCGCAGAGTCAATTCCATGACCACCAGCCTGCCTCCAAAGTCGGGATCAAGTCGGTGTGGATTGTAAGACCAGGAGCTGTTATGGGCAACACCAAGCATACTATCTACGACTGGAAATTCGACACGCTGGGTGATATGGCCCATGCTGTAGAAAGCGGGCAATGA
- a CDS encoding TNT domain-containing protein produces MIFTNAILVISALLPATVLSLQHTEDSLFPARCWPDPCAGITFQNDTYVCGDPRLGPVVLPQKFPLNNELRTYARFGALCPAEFLDKWATDVAPNGTYIYPPANGFALDTEEQPILGNATLPVGMKLDRFGSEYGTFLAPLGAPYIERSLPPSNLNTFDGMYPYNYHVYQVTKEFVVGLGPIAPWFEQPGMGTQFVTYTNVLGLIDDGYLRRLDESEYDEKVEYSNPYTPGPNQ; encoded by the exons ATGATCTTCACCAACGCCATTCTGGTGATTAGCGCCTTGCTCCCTGCTACTGTCCTCTCTCTCCAACACACAGAG GactctctcttccccgccAGATGCTGGCCCGACCCCTGCGCCGGCATCACCTTCCAAAACGACACCTACGTCTGCGGGGACCCTCGCCTCGGTCCCGTCGTCCTACCTCAGAAATTCCCACTCAATAACGAGCTGCGCACCTACGCGCGGTTCGGCGCCCTCTGCCCGGCCGAGTTCCTAGACAAATGGGCCACCGATGTCGCTCCAAACGGGACATATATCTACCCTCCTGCCAATGGGTTCGCCCTCGACACAGAGGAGCAACCCATCCTCGGCAACGCGACCTTACCGGTTGGCATGAAGCTTGACCGTTTCGGATCGGAGTATGGCACCTTTCTGGCGCCGCTGGGAGCGCCGTACATCGAGCGCTCGTTGCCGCCGAGTAATCTCAACACGTTTGACGGGATGTATCCGTACAACTATCACGTGTACCAGGTGACCAAGGAGTTTGTCGTCGGACTGGGGCCCATTGCGCCTTGGTTTGAGCAGCCAGGGATGGGGACGCAGTTCGTGACATATACCAATGTGCTGGGATTGATCGATGATGGTTACTTGCGACGGTTGGATGAGAGCGAGTATGATGAGAAGGTGGAATACTCGAATCCGTATACTCCGGGGCCGAATCAGTAG
- the exg17 gene encoding beta-glucosidase H, giving the protein MTPKFDIDYVLANITEDDKIALLSGSDFWHTHAIPKFNVPPIRTTDGPNGIRGTKFFAGVPAACLPCGTALGATWDRDLLHQAGVLLGKECLAKGAHCWLGPTINMQRSPLGGRGFESFAEDPHLSGIMAKSIILGCESTGVISTVKHYVGNDQEHERRAVDVLVTPRALREIYLRPFQIVARDAHPGALMTSYNKINGKHVVENPAMLDIVRKDWHWDPLIMSDWLGTYTTIDSLNAGLDLEMPGPTRYRGKYIESAMQARLIKQSTISKRARKVLEFVERASRAPVSADETGRDFPEDRALNRTLCANSIVLLKNDGNLLPIPKTVKKIALIGSHVKTPAISGGGSASLEPYYAVSLYDAVVEALPDAEILYEAGAYAHRMLPVIDRMLSNAVIHFYNEPPEKERTLLATEPVVNTAFQLMDYNAPGLNRALFWATLIGEFTPDVSGLWDFGLTVFGTATLFIDDEMVIDNATRQTRGTAFFGKGTVQEVGQKQLTAGQTYKIRIEFGSANTSPMKAIGVVHFGGGAAHLGACLHMDPEQMVANAVRVAAEADYTIVCTGLNRDWESEGFDRPDMDLPPGIDALISSVLDVAADRTVIVNQSGTPVTMPWAHRARGIVQAWYGGNETGHGIADVLFGDVNPSGKLPLSWPADVRHNPTYLNNMSVGGRMLYGEDVYIGYRFYEKVGREVLFPFGHGLSYTTFHVSPEATVSPIVFSSDSPPTATVLVKNTGPMAGAQTLQLYIAAPNSATPRPVKELHGFTKVFLQSGEERSVSIHIDRYATSFWDEIEDMWKSEEGVYQVLIGTSSQEIVSRGEFRVEQTRYWRGV; this is encoded by the exons ATGACACCCAAATTCGACATCGACTATGTTTTAGCCAATATCACCGAGGATGACAAGATTGCTCTGCTCTCCG GGAGTGACTTTTGGCACACTCATGCAATCCCCAAATTCAATGTGCCTCCGATTCGTACCACTGACGGGCCAAATGGGATCCGCGGCACCAAGTTCTTTGCCGGGGTGCCCGCTGCATGCCTCCCATGTGGCACAGCCCTAGGCGCCACCTGGGATCGTGATCTGCTGCATCAAGCCGGTGTCCTGCTTGGCAAAGAATGTCTCGCCAAGGGGGCACATTGCTGGCTGGGTCCTACGATCAACATGCAGCGGTCGCCCCTAGGAGGACGCGGGTTTGAATCGTTCGCGGAAGACCCCCATCTCTCGGGGATCATGGCCAAGTCAATCATCCTGGGCTGCGAGAGCACTGGGGTTATCTCCACTGTCAAGCACTACGTAGGAAATGACCAGGAACATGAGCGCCGCGCTGTCGATGTGCTGGTTACCCCGCGCGCACTTCGGGAGATCTATCTCCGTCCCTTTCAGATTGTAGCTCGGGATGCCCATCCGGGGGCATTGATGACCTCGTACAACAAAATCAACGGCAAGCATGTCGTTGAGAATCCTGCCATGCTGGATATTGTCCGCAAAGACTGGCACTGGGATCCATTGATCATGAGCGATTGGCTAGGAACATACACCACCATCGACTCGCTGAATGCGGGCCTAGATCTCGAGATGCCGGGTCCGACGCGCTATCGCGGAAAGTACATCGAATCAGCCATGCAGGCAAGACTGATCAAACAGTCGACGATCAGCAAGCGTGCTCGGAAGGTCCTGGAGTTTGTTGAACGCGCCAGCCGCGCTCCTGTGTCGGCCGATGAGACTGGCCGTGACTTCCCAGAAGACCGGGCGTTGAACCGGACCCTGTGTGCAAACAGTATCGTTCTGCTGAAGAATGATGGCAATCTGCTGCCGATTCCCAAGACAGTCAAGAAAATTGCACTGATCGGGTCTCATGTGAAGACTCCGGCTATTTCAGGCGGCGGCAGTGCTTCTCTTGAGCCGTACTATGCAGTCTCTTTATACGATGCTGTCGTCGAAGCACTTCCTGATGCCGAAATCCTCTATGAAGCGGGCGCGTATGCTCACAGGATGCTTCCTGTCATTGATCGAATGCTTAGCAATGCTGTCATCCACTTCTACAATGAACCTCCTGAAAAGGAACGCACACTACTGGCGACAGAACCGGTCGTTAACACTGCGTTCCAGTTGATGGACTACAACGCTCCCGGTCTCAACAGAGCCTTGTTCTGGGCTACTCTAATCGGGGAGTTTACACCAGATGTCTCTGGGCTGTGGGACTTTGGTCTCACCGTATTCGGAACTGCCACGCTTTTCATTGACGATGAAATGGTCATTGATAACGCCACGCGCCAAACCCGCGGAACAGCCTTTTTCGGCAAGGGAACGGTGCAGGAGGTTGGGCAGAAGCAGCTCACTGCTGGACAAACGTACAAGATTCGAATCGAGTTTGGATCTGCCAACACCAGTCCTATGAAAGCTATCGGTGTGGTTCACTTTGGTGGTGGGGCCGCGCATCTCGGTGCATGTCTACACATGGATCCAGAGCAGATGGTTGCCAATGCGGTTAGAGTCGCTGCAGAGGCGGATTATACGATTGTGTGCACAGGACTCAACAGAGACTGGGAGTCGGAAGGGTTCGACCGTCCCGATATGGATCTGCCCCCCGGCATCGACGCGCTGATTTCGTCCGTGCTTGACGTGGCGGCTGACAGGACTGTCATTGTTAACCAATCCGGGACTCCTGTTACGATGCCGTGGGCGCATCGAGCCAGGGGAATTGTTCAGGCATGGTATGGAGGCAATGAAACCGGCCACGGCATTGCCGATGTCCTGTTTGGAGATGTCAACCCGAGTGGAAAACTGCCTCTTTCCTGGCCGGCGGATGTGAGGCACAATCCCACGTATCTGAACAATATGAGCGTGGGGGGTAGAATGCTCTACGGTGAGGATGTGTATATAGGGTATCGATTCTACGAGAAGGTCGGCCGCGAGGTCTTGTTTCCATTTGG ACATGGTTTATCATACACAACCTTCCATGTCTCTCCTGAGGCGACGGTCTCTCCAATTGTCTTCTCGTCGGACAGTCCGCCCACTGCCACAGTCCTAGTCAAGAATACTGGTCCCATGGCAGGAGCGCAGACCCTACAGCTTTATATTGCCGCGCCCAATTCAGCAACTCCACGCCCTGTCAAGGAGCTACACGGATTCACCAAAGTGTTCCTAcagtctggagaagagcGATCAGTTTCTATCCACATCGACCGATACGCGACCAGCTTCTGGGATGAGATCGAGGATATGTGGAAGAGCGAAGAGGGCGTGTATCAGGTGCTGATTGGGACTTCGAGTCAGGAGATTGTGTCTCGAGGAGAGTTTAGGGTGGAGCAGACAAGATACTGGCGTGGTGTATAG
- a CDS encoding putative alpha-1,3-mannosyltransferase, with translation MLLRTSTVEIMSSDDIEKYAILDAKGWRPRPPLRRRRRALALQLLIILIVLLICYDFTAGPPSLSSPLKVTNFGIHVQTSSLTDGLSLVEEKGASIGPKLAGPAPTESELDLEDHVVVPDELPDEQPTAQATDYVPPRRIDLSRALDRMIAVLPDEMRMQSLLRPLEATGGERLRDLGLRTRDFWALFEAWETVHLVPTDDGLYIRDDIIQYLKRHPEVAESMVRNTADIIRSYESYRSLITQLSTLLFPWTAPHFPDHIHLHTQIHSGGRGLVFSAGDNQAPFLLASIPAIRQLGCDLPIEVMYLGDRDLSQDMREQLEALPGVTTRDLSVMVNDNGWTLAGWAGKPFAILFSSFREAIFIDADSLFLQNPETLFEDEAYQKTGALFFKDRLMMPESKKRWLQEILPRPVSSKAMESRFWKGQSGHMQESGVVVVDKWRHFIALLLVTRMNGPDRDGDKSKQKTGVYDMVYGDKETFWLGWELIGDLDYAFHDGDAGVMGTLEKTPAVKGPVAQEEPAKTNTTDQGMTTAPEMYTICAPQLLHLDRSGRPLWFNGWLLPNKFDKGKNREPSRFEAFLREPREIRDPGAWQLRAHNICCLTSEHKGEFSLTERQALDMIIESGRRAGVLGTKGIGL, from the exons ATGCTTCTGCGAACCTCCACAGTTGAAATCATGTCCAGTGATGATATCGAGAAATATGCCATCTTAGATGCAAAAGGATGGCGGCCACGGCCACCGCTAAGGCGCAGGCGTCGGGCTCTTGCACTTCAATTGCTGATAATATTGATTGTTCTCTTGATATGTTATGACTTTACTGCTGGGCCCCCGAGCCTTTCATCGCCGCTTAAGGTCACTAACTTTGGGATACATGTTCAAACCTCATCTCTGACAGACGGGCTGAGCTTGGTTGAAGAGAAAGGCGCGTCGATAGGTCCCAAACTGGCGGGGCCTGCGCCTACCGAGTCAGAGCTCGATCTCGAAGATCACGTAGTTGTCCCTGATGAATTACCTGACGAACAGCCGACCGCACAAGCTACAGACTATGTACCACCGCGTCGAATTGACTTGAGCAGGGCACTCGACCGGATGATTGCCGTTCTCCCAGACGAAATGCGCATGCAAAGCCTCCTGCGTCCTCTCGAAGCAACCGGTGGGGAACGACTCCGTGATCTGGGCCTCCGAACCCGCGATTTCTGGGCATTGTTTGAGGCGTGGGAAACCGTGCATCTGGTGCCAACCGATGATGGTCTATACATCCGCGACGACATTATCCAGTACCTGAAACGACATCCGGAGGTGGCAGAGAGTATGGTGAGAAACACAGCGGACATTATCCGCTCCTATGAGTCGTATCGCTCGCTCATTACCCAACTATCAACACTGCTCTTCCCGTGGACCGCACCGCATTTCCCAGACCATATTCATCTCCACACACAGATTCATAGTGGCGGTCGGGGGCTGGTCTTTTCAGCCGGGGACAACCAAGCACCTTTTCTACTCGCTTCGATTCCGGCTATCCGCCAGTTGGGGTGCGACCTGCCAATCGAAGTCATGTATCTGGGCGATCGGGACCTGAGCCAGGATATGCGTGAACAGTTGGAGGCGCTACCCGGTGTGACTACACGAGATCTGAGTGTGATGGTGAACGACAATGGCTGGACATTGGCTGGATGGGCCGGGAAACCGTTTGCGATTCTATTTTCGAGTTTTAGGGAAGCCATTTTTATTGATGCCGATTCGCTGTTCCTGCAGAACCCGGAGACCTTGTTTGAAGACGAGGCCTATCAAAAGACCGGGGCCCTATTCTTCAAAGACCGCCTGATGATGCCCGAGTCTAAGAAACGATGGCTGCAAGAGATTTTGCCCAGACCAGTGTCCAGCAAAGCCATGGAAAGTCGCTTCTGGAAGGGTCAGAGTGGACATATGCAAGAATCAGGGGTGGTTGTGGTGGACAAATGGCGACATTTTATCGCGCTGCTTCTGGTGACGCGGATGAATGGACCTGACCGCGACGGCGATAAgtcgaagcagaagacggGTGTGTATGATATGGTCTATG GCGACAAAGAGACCTTTTGGCTGGGATGGGAGCTGATCGGGGACCTGGACTATGCGTTCCATGACGGGGATGCAGGAGTGATGGGCACTCTGGAGAAGACTCCAGCGGTAAAAGGTCCAGTGGCACAAGAAGAGCCAGCAAAGACCAATACTACTGATCAGGGAATGACAACTGCGCCAGAGATGTACACCATCTGTGCTCCCCAACTACTTCATTTGGATCGCAGTGGTCGACCTTTATGGTTCAACGGCTGGCTCCTCCCAAATAAGTTCGACAAAGGCAAGAATCGAGAACCTAGTCGATTCGAGGCCTTCTTAAGGGAACCCCGAGAGATTCGCGACCCAGGCGCCTGGCAATTGCGGGCTCACAACATCTGCTGCTTGACCTCAGAACATAAGGGAGAATTTAGCCTGACTGAGAGACAGGCTCTTGACATGATCATTGAGTCCGGACGGCGTGCAGGCGTTCTGGGTACCAAAGGTATAGGACTTTAG
- a CDS encoding putative PTR family peptide transporter, protein MDTSAEDRAERGRAPHVAQLSTASETKIATEDEIRELEHVAAKLPARVWLAATIGMAERFEYYGTPTLFQMRSNVAPIGFILGSILIAVGLGGVQASAQPFIEQTWRIRVAKNGKQVVEIPEVTIQYIYNVYYWMVNVGSLGSIATTLMERYIGFWSAYLLDLCAVMIAVVVVHLAKPKFEYQLENHHGVVPWDKEFISELRGALSAFKICIGWPIFWVCMGQGAQVSISQAGQMETHGIPNDLI, encoded by the exons ATGGACACTTCAGCAGAGGATAGAGCCGAACGAGGACGAGCACCACATGTCGCTCAATTGTCAACAGCATCAGAAACCAAAATAGCGACTGAAGACGAGATCAGGGAACTGGAACATGTTGCGGCCAAGCTGCCAGCACGGGTTTGGCTTGCTGCAACGATTGGAATGGCGGAGCGGTTTGAGTACTACGGCACACCGACTCTCTTTC AGATGAGGAGCAACGTTGCTCCCATAGGTTTCATTTTGGGAAGTATTCTGATTGCAGTGGGACTTGGAGGTGTTCAAGCTTCAGCGCAGCCTTTTATCG AGCAAACCTGGCGGATAAGGGTTGCAAAGAACGGCAAGCAAGTAGTCGAAATTCCCGAAGTGACTATCCAGTATATTTACAATGTGTATTATTG GATGGTCAATGTCGGTTCATTGGGAAGCATTGCCACTACATTGATGGAGAGGTACATCGGCTTCTGGTCTGCATATCTGCTGGATCTATGTGCGGTGATGATTGCAGTTGTGGTTGTCCATCTGGCAAAACCAAAGTTTG AGTATCAGTTGGAGAACCACCACGGAGTGGTACCATGGGATAAGGAATTCATTTCGGAGCTTCGGGGTGCTCTGTCTGCATTCAAAATATG CATTGGATGGCCCATTTTCTGGGTATGCATGGGACAGGGCGCTCAAGTCTCAATCTCACAAGCCGGACAGATGGAAACCCACGGGATTCCTAATGACCTGATCTAG
- the admA gene encoding ADAM family of metalloprotease ADM-A, protein MKIFNLVSFIGVIAAVKHVAAHSVRTSAWDSETRLENIIIHTASHGVDAYSPFELSFSLPGQGALKLSLEPNHDILTQGSRVHYIGTDGIVRRAEAVNRAQHKVFKGVVSARHVGSDATWNQVGWARIYIHRDGVDPLFDGIFGVAGQQYQVTITSGSGNASEPQMIAHYHSSYQTWDRLAPRSPQSSGNPFITDDDLPCPSTRRVALVGIATDCTYSASFTSSDELRRNVINMVNTASEVYERTFNISLALHDLTISDRDCPSSPSSPTSWNADCSAGDLNWRLNRFTSWRGSLNDDNAYWTLMTGCPSGQEVGVSWIGQLCSSNRARQSAGANVVARSRSEWQVFAHESGHTFGAVHDCESTQCASAQSQCCPLSSSTCDANGQYIMNPVSTASQTAFSPCTIRNICSQLSSGRVSTRCLVSNSNITTITDSQCGNGIVEVGEECDCGATCDQNSCCDGSTCRLRAGALCDDAASPCCTNCQFASADTVCRPSTGPCDVEEMCTGNSTICPVDRVLSGGQRCGDGEGGSGNPSCSNGECRRNETSWVDSHRSLIIGLAAGIGGALVLAILGCMICSCCRRPSKKASPAVPVISQVYPPPPPYRYR, encoded by the exons ATGAAAATTTTCAACCTCGTCAGCTTCATTGGTGTGATCGCTGCTGTGAAACATGTTGCAG CGCATTCGGTGCGAACCTCCGCCTGGGATAGTGAAACCCGACTCGAGAATATCATTATCCATACCGCGTCTCATGGTGTTGACGCCTACTCACCCTTTGAGCTGTCCTTTAGCCTTCCCGGGCAAGGAGCGCTGAAGCTGAGCCTGGAGCCGAACCATGATATCCTCACACAAGGTTCCCGTGTCCATTACATCGGTACGGACGGCATAGTTCGCAGGGCGGAAGCCGTGAATAGAGCCCAACACAAGGTGTTCAAGGGTGTCGTATCTGCTCGGCATGTTGGCTCAGACGCAACTTGGAATCAGGTTGGCTGGGCGcggatatatatacatcgAGACGGGGTTGATCCCTTGTTTGACGGTATTTTCGGCGTGGCCGGTCAGCAGTACCAAGTGACGATAACATCAGGATCCGGGAATGCCAGTGAACCGCAGATGATTGCTCACTATCACTCTTCATATCAAACATGGGATCGATTAGCACCTCGGTCGCCGCAGTCTTCGGGAAATCCCTTCATCACAGATGACGATTTACCATGCCCTAGCACCAGAAGAGTCGCCTTGGTAGGCATCGCGACTGATTGCACATACTCGGCGTCGTTCACCTCCAGCGATGAGCTCCGGCGAAACGTCATCAACATGGTGAATACGGCCTCGGAAGTCTACGAGCGGACCTTTAACATCTCCCTCGCCCTCCACGACCTGACCATTAGCGACCGAGATTGCCCGAGCAGTCCGTCCAGTCCAACGTCGTGGAATGCCGACTGCTCGGCAGGAGATCTTAACTGGAGACTGAATCGATTTACCTCCTGGCGCGGGTCCCTCAACGATGACAATGCATACTGGACGCTAATGACCGGGTGTCCGTCAGGTCAGGAAGTCGGGGTTTCCTGGATCGGTCAATTGTGCTCTTCCAACCGGGCCCGACAAAGCGCTGGCGCAAACGTGGTGGCACGCAGTCGCAGCGAATGGCAGGTTTTTGC CCACGAGTCAGGCCACACCTTTGGAGCCGTCCATGATTGCGAATCAACGCAGTGTGCTTCCGCCCAGAGTCAGTGCTGTCCGTTGTCCTCGTCCACCTGCGACGCAAATGGCCAATACATCATGAACCCGGTCTCCACGGCCTCCCAGACAGCATTCTCGCCATGCACCATTCGGAACATCTGCTCGCAACTCAGTTCTGGTCGTGTCAGTACCCGCTGCTTGgtcagcaacagcaacatcacCACAATCACAGACAGCCAGTGCGGAAATGGCATTGTGGAAGTTGGCGAGGAATGCGACTGCGGCGCCACCTGTGATCAGAACAGTTGCTGTGATGGATCGACCTGCCGCTTACGAGCGGGGGCTCTCTGCGACGATGCTGCGAGTCCGTGCTGTACCAACTGTCAGTTTGCCTCGGCGGATACAGTCTGTCGTCCAAGCACCGGCCCATGcgatgttgaggagatgTGTACCGGCAATTCGACCATATGTCCCGTGGATCGGGTTCTGTCGGGTGGACAACGCTGCGGGGATGGTGAGGGGGGTTCCGGTAACCCGTCATGTTCCAACGGAGAATGCAGACGAAATGAGACCTCCTGGGTGGACAGTCATCGATCACTCATTATTGGTCTCGCTGCTGGGATTGGCGGTGCGCTGGTCCTTGCCATTTTGGGTTGCAtgatctgcagctgctgTCGCCGGCCGTCCAAGAAGGCATCGCCAGCTGTGCCAGTGATATCGCAGGTGTACCCTCCGCCACCTCCCTATCGTTACAGGTAG
- a CDS encoding FAD-dependent oxidoreductase encodes MPCRILIVGGGIAGLTASIALAKELTKVEPDLDMAIYESRDEHSMGEGGAISLTPVAQHHLDQLGVLPELSRMGDGAGIEVDEINLYSLRSGRSLGPLRFADETGRGYRGYKSRRVRRSALFRAMLAVARRYAQISVEFDKKLSSTTMDGNTVTLAFNDGTTTTGDLLLGCDGVHSAVRTQLVDPGNHSEYTGIAFIQSLAPAERVSLPSHLNQSAIHLTKQGSLLASYCDPSHQTLFVAAIMRVNEHIIERYRALASTGTNTAALTSAQMALRYQVRSKFGTSAFPWIREWIDKTHDWELYPIYQVRQRGKWHVGRALLLGDAAHAMPPREESAAYAIEDAVIFAQIFARRRGRPLHHIFQEYENARRELVDKAFDTTRRLWQSDLDKGLFPGNFRDCMSSTQLPPNRLVMDKADAPMGEPIFPPPTHESMSDLSVSTLTSELEAALDADERRTKVPLSL; translated from the exons ATGCCGTGCCGCATCTTGATCGTGGGTGGTGGAATCGCCGGCCTCACGGCCAGCATCGCTCTGGCGAAAGAGCTCACAAAGGTTGAGCCGGACCTGGACATGGCCATCTACGAAAGTCGAGATGAACATTCGATGGGGGAAGGAGGAGCTATCAGTCTCACTCCGGTCGCTCAGCACCATCTGGATCAGCTAGGCGTCCTGCCTGAACTCTCTCGGATGGGAGACGGCGCGGGAATTGAGGTAGATGAAATCAACCTTTACTCTCTCCGCTCCGGGCGATCGTTGGGTCCCTTGCGATTTGCTGACGAGACCGGCCGCGGTTACAGAGGCTATAAGAGTCGCCGAGTGCGGCGGAGTGCCCTGTTTCGCGCCATGCTGGCCGTGGCTCGCCGGTACGCACAGATCTCGGTAGAGTTTGACAAGAAGTTGTCCAGCACCACCATGGACGGAAACACAGTGACCCTCGCATTCAACGATGGAACGACGACCACGGGCGATCTACTGCTGGGATGCGATGGCGTCCACTCGGCCGTCCGCACGCAGCTGGTGGATCCCGGGAATCATTCCGAATATACCGGCATCGCCTTTATTCAGAGTCTGGCTCCGGCCGAGCGAGTATCGCTACCATCTCATTTGAACCAATCGGCCATTCACCTTACAAAGCAAGGATCGCTGCTGGCCAGCTACTGTGACCCCAGTCATCAGACCCTGTTTGTCGCCGCGATCATGCGTGTGAATGAACACATTATCGAGCGGTACCGCGCGCTGGCCTCCACAGGCACCAATACCGCGGCACTCACGTCCGCACAGATGGCCCTTCGCTACCAGGTGCGCAGTAAATTCGGCACGTCGGCCTTCCCGTGGATCCGGGAGTGGATTGACAAGACGCATGACTGGGAGCTGTATCCAATCTATCAGGTTCGCCAGCGGGGAAAGTGGCATGTTGGCCGCGCTCTCCTGCTCGGGGATGCCGCACACGCG ATGCCACCACGCGAGGAATCCGCTGCATACGCCATCGAAGACGCGGTCATATTCGCGCAGATCTTCGCTCGGCGGCGTGGCCGTCCTCTCCACCATATATTCCAAGAATACGAAAACGCGCGGCGAGAGCTGGTCGATAAAGCGTTCGATACCACCCGCCGGTTATGGCAGAGCGACTTGGACAAAGGCCTTTTTCCGGGGAACTTCCGAGACTGCATGTCGTCGACCCAGCTGCCACCAAATCGTTTGGTAATGGATAAAGCCGACGCCCCGATGGGTGAACCAATCTTCCCACCACCGACGCATGAAAGCATGTCCGATCTGTCGGTGTCTACATTGACCAGCGAATTGGAGGCCGCtcttgatgccgatgagAGGAGGACAAAAGTCCCTTTGTCATTATGA